A part of Candidatus Electrothrix aestuarii genomic DNA contains:
- a CDS encoding chemotaxis protein CheB, translated as MTSQQHTGNTPQQKKKGVPDFPVVGIGASAGGLAALEAFFSAMPPDTGMAFVVVQHLSPDFKSLMDNLLARHTTMPIHRVENGITLEKNAIYLIPPRCVMTMNEGRLYLQERTSHQLTLPVDIFFESLAKAASKQAVGIILSGTGSDGSRGIQAIHDAGGLVLAQTVESAQFDGMPREAVSTGICDYVITPAEMPGLLLDYAENPEFIRKPSAHMEVFWNEGEYAEIFAHLRQGYSLDFSKYKPTTVNRRIRRRMDFRRLKKVRDYAELLSNNPLELDALYKDLLIGVTEFFRDPKVFSYLEQKILPTLFQQAGPEGLRVWLTGCATGEEAYSLAILLHERAEQLNYKEKICIFATDVHRHSLETASKGIYEPERLKNVSPERLARYFTEEKPECYSIIPELRKLVIFAPHNLINDPPFTKMDLVCCRNLLIYFSQESQNAALSFFYFALRPQGVLLLGLSEGTGKFTDEFAALHSKYKIFQKTGESSRGMNIKEIRTNVPHLPPLPSQKIRTKNSVILDRQILNDYDLLLKRHILSGVLLNQHRQVLHYFGDINAYLKAPEGRVENDILCMLEGDLHLAVSVALQRAAATGSDFILPNVNVLRAGTPQRVDVEVLCLPEERGRSFHYHVSLNPLQNPSLPVAPTHSMTFPQDAQSVRTLQNYVTDLEGELQLSKENLQTTVEELQTSNEELQATNEELLASNEELQSTNEELHSVNEELYTVNAEFERKNSELESLNREHQNLLDSLEVGVVFLDKHLVIRKFNPASAYSFKLLPQDIERPIDHIAYQLTDQNRMLNDVRQVLESGHMMEHEVQSQDGAWLLQRMVPYRGKDRRIKGVILTFTDISDIKLAELAMQKHATDYKVTFDNLLSGVVVHDRNAEIIFSNPEARRILGLPAPQAHRQNSGDINWYFTDAEGKILSEEACPLARVLGNHETVSNELLGIKRPHHPNITWIYLNGIPVPDENGQVDKGIINFVDITALQQAKKALDEKTDLLTMSQSIGQLGSWVFNTSANQLEWSEETYHIFGLEPQNFQANYEAFLELVHPEDRALVHQAYSDSVQQNTEHYEIEHRIIRPLDKEVRFVHEKCHHQRDASGNILCSVGIVQDITERKQTALALRSAKEVAEQASRAKTLFLANMSHEIRTPMNVIIGMNKLIRETELTPRQREYVEIVYRSSQILFALIEDILDFSKIEAGKVELESILFHPGELIHKTADMLRVEAENKGLLLVCNIADDIPLSVKGDPTRFYQVIMNLVNNAIKFTEHGQITIQASLEKETEQQVTLLFSVQDSGIGIPLDRIQELFQPFSQIDPSTTRKFGGTGLGLAITSSIIHMMGGTIEVKSTPGKGAIFLCTISFDKVALEEQEHAARLQEEKDAAQPPQLAGLKGLLVEDNLFNQKLAHILLEKMAISVKSAYNGKEAINAIYEGEYDFVLMDIQMPIMDGLEATRILRAEGINLPIIALTANATAKDRADCLAAGMNDYLSKPIDEEKLREIIFRQVMGKE; from the coding sequence ATGACAAGCCAACAACATACAGGAAATACTCCGCAACAGAAAAAAAAAGGCGTCCCGGACTTCCCGGTAGTAGGCATCGGTGCCTCAGCTGGTGGCCTAGCCGCTCTGGAGGCCTTTTTCAGTGCCATGCCGCCAGACACGGGTATGGCCTTTGTCGTGGTCCAGCATCTTTCCCCTGATTTCAAGAGTCTGATGGATAATCTCCTGGCTCGTCATACCACTATGCCCATTCACCGGGTGGAAAACGGCATTACCCTGGAAAAAAATGCTATCTATCTCATTCCACCCAGATGTGTCATGACCATGAATGAGGGACGGCTCTATCTCCAGGAACGAACAAGCCACCAACTCACCCTGCCGGTGGACATCTTTTTTGAGTCCCTGGCCAAGGCCGCAAGCAAACAGGCTGTGGGTATCATCCTGTCAGGCACTGGTTCTGATGGTTCCAGAGGGATCCAGGCCATTCACGATGCAGGTGGGCTTGTCCTGGCCCAGACCGTTGAATCCGCCCAATTTGACGGCATGCCCAGGGAGGCTGTCAGTACTGGTATCTGCGATTACGTTATCACGCCCGCTGAAATGCCGGGACTCCTGCTTGATTATGCAGAAAATCCTGAATTCATACGTAAGCCTTCAGCACATATGGAAGTGTTCTGGAATGAAGGGGAATATGCAGAGATCTTTGCTCACCTCCGCCAAGGCTATAGCCTGGATTTTTCCAAATACAAACCCACTACTGTCAATCGCCGTATTCGCCGTCGTATGGATTTTCGCCGACTCAAAAAGGTACGCGATTATGCTGAGCTCCTGAGCAATAACCCCCTGGAGCTGGATGCCCTGTACAAGGATCTCCTGATCGGGGTCACGGAATTTTTCCGTGACCCTAAGGTGTTTTCCTATCTGGAACAAAAAATACTCCCCACTCTTTTTCAGCAGGCTGGTCCTGAAGGCTTACGGGTCTGGCTTACAGGCTGCGCAACAGGAGAGGAAGCCTACTCCCTGGCTATACTGCTTCACGAAAGAGCGGAACAACTTAATTACAAAGAAAAAATATGCATATTTGCTACTGATGTCCACCGTCATTCCCTGGAAACAGCCTCTAAAGGAATTTATGAACCAGAGCGCCTGAAAAACGTCTCTCCTGAACGACTGGCTCGTTATTTTACAGAGGAAAAACCAGAGTGTTACAGCATCATTCCGGAGTTGCGCAAATTGGTTATCTTTGCTCCCCATAACCTGATTAATGACCCTCCATTCACCAAAATGGATCTGGTCTGCTGCCGTAACTTGCTGATTTATTTTTCTCAAGAAAGCCAAAATGCTGCTCTTAGCTTTTTCTACTTTGCCCTCCGTCCGCAAGGCGTGTTACTCCTCGGACTCAGCGAAGGAACCGGCAAGTTCACTGATGAATTCGCCGCCCTGCATAGCAAATACAAAATTTTTCAAAAAACAGGCGAATCAAGCCGGGGAATGAATATCAAAGAAATCCGCACCAACGTGCCCCACCTTCCTCCTCTACCCAGTCAAAAAATCAGGACCAAGAATTCAGTCATTCTTGATCGCCAGATACTCAATGATTATGACTTGCTGCTCAAACGCCATATACTGAGTGGCGTACTCCTGAACCAACATCGTCAGGTCCTGCATTATTTCGGTGATATCAATGCCTATCTCAAAGCCCCTGAAGGCCGAGTTGAAAATGATATTCTCTGTATGTTAGAAGGTGACCTGCACCTGGCGGTCAGTGTTGCTCTACAACGAGCCGCAGCTACCGGCTCCGATTTCATCCTACCCAATGTTAATGTATTGCGTGCTGGTACCCCCCAACGGGTGGACGTAGAAGTTCTGTGCCTTCCAGAAGAAAGAGGCCGTTCCTTCCACTACCATGTCTCCCTGAACCCTCTCCAAAATCCTTCGCTTCCAGTCGCTCCAACTCACTCGATGACCTTTCCTCAGGATGCTCAGAGTGTCCGTACACTACAAAATTATGTCACAGATTTAGAAGGAGAACTCCAGCTCTCAAAGGAAAATTTGCAAACCACTGTGGAAGAACTTCAAACCAGCAATGAAGAACTCCAGGCCACCAACGAGGAGTTATTGGCATCAAATGAGGAGCTGCAAAGCACCAATGAAGAACTGCATTCCGTTAATGAGGAACTCTACACTGTCAACGCAGAATTCGAGAGAAAAAATAGCGAACTCGAATCTCTCAACAGAGAACATCAGAACCTGCTGGACAGCCTGGAGGTAGGTGTTGTCTTTCTCGATAAGCACCTGGTGATCCGCAAATTCAACCCGGCCAGCGCCTATTCCTTTAAACTGCTGCCCCAGGATATCGAACGGCCCATTGATCACATTGCTTATCAGCTGACAGATCAAAACCGAATGCTCAATGATGTGCGCCAAGTGCTGGAGAGCGGCCATATGATGGAGCATGAGGTCCAAAGTCAGGATGGGGCCTGGCTCCTGCAACGGATGGTTCCCTATCGCGGCAAGGACCGCAGGATCAAAGGTGTTATCCTGACCTTTACTGATATTTCCGATATCAAATTGGCTGAACTGGCAATGCAAAAACATGCTACCGATTATAAGGTCACCTTTGACAACTTGCTCAGTGGCGTGGTGGTGCATGACCGTAATGCTGAAATCATCTTCAGTAATCCTGAAGCCCGCCGGATTTTAGGTCTGCCTGCCCCTCAAGCACACAGACAAAACAGTGGTGATATCAACTGGTACTTTACCGATGCTGAGGGCAAAATCCTCTCGGAAGAAGCCTGCCCGCTTGCACGTGTCCTGGGCAATCATGAGACTGTTTCCAATGAACTGCTGGGAATCAAACGGCCTCATCATCCCAACATCACCTGGATCTATCTGAACGGGATCCCGGTCCCTGATGAAAATGGTCAGGTGGATAAAGGCATTATCAACTTTGTCGACATCACTGCCTTACAACAGGCCAAGAAAGCCCTTGATGAGAAAACAGACCTGCTCACTATGTCGCAAAGTATTGGCCAGTTGGGCAGCTGGGTTTTTAACACCTCAGCTAATCAGCTGGAATGGTCCGAAGAAACCTATCATATTTTCGGTCTGGAACCCCAAAACTTTCAGGCCAACTATGAGGCCTTTCTCGAACTGGTGCATCCAGAAGATCGTGCCCTCGTGCATCAAGCCTACTCCGATTCAGTTCAGCAGAATACGGAGCACTATGAAATAGAGCATCGCATCATCCGCCCACTGGACAAGGAGGTTCGCTTTGTCCATGAAAAGTGCCATCACCAGCGGGACGCTTCTGGAAATATTCTCTGCTCAGTGGGTATTGTTCAGGATATTACAGAGCGGAAACAAACAGCTCTGGCTCTTCGGAGCGCCAAGGAAGTCGCTGAACAGGCCAGCCGGGCCAAGACACTCTTCCTGGCAAATATGAGCCATGAAATCCGGACACCGATGAATGTGATCATCGGTATGAATAAATTGATCCGGGAAACAGAGTTAACCCCAAGACAACGGGAATATGTTGAGATAGTGTATCGTTCCTCCCAGATACTCTTTGCCCTTATTGAAGATATCCTGGATTTCTCAAAAATCGAGGCAGGCAAAGTTGAACTGGAATCTATTCTTTTTCATCCCGGAGAGCTGATCCACAAAACAGCAGACATGCTACGGGTCGAGGCGGAAAACAAAGGTCTGCTCCTGGTCTGCAATATTGCCGATGATATCCCCCTGTCCGTGAAAGGTGACCCCACCCGCTTCTATCAGGTCATAATGAATCTGGTCAATAATGCGATTAAATTTACCGAGCACGGGCAAATCACCATTCAGGCATCTCTGGAAAAGGAAACAGAGCAGCAGGTCACCCTTCTCTTCTCTGTCCAGGATTCCGGGATAGGTATCCCCCTTGATCGAATCCAGGAGCTCTTTCAACCCTTTTCCCAGATCGACCCCTCCACCACCCGAAAATTCGGAGGAACCGGGCTCGGTCTGGCCATCACCTCCTCCATTATCCACATGATGGGGGGGACCATTGAGGTAAAAAGTACTCCTGGCAAGGGTGCAATCTTTCTCTGTACCATCAGCTTTGACAAAGTTGCTTTAGAAGAACAGGAGCATGCAGCCAGATTGCAGGAAGAAAAGGACGCGGCTCAGCCCCCTCAACTTGCCGGGCTCAAAGGTCTCCTTGTTGAAGACAATCTGTTCAACCAGAAACTCGCCCATATCCTTTTGGAAAAAATGGCAATATCGGTTAAGTCCGCCTATAACGGAAAAGAGGCGATTAATGCGATCTACGAGGGCGAGTATGATTTTGTCCTCATGGATATCCAGATGCCGATTATGGACGGACTGGAGGCGAC
- a CDS encoding XdhC family protein: MHKKFSWQAIEQQLRAGVPVMLLLVVSSKGSAPGKPGFVMTVSQDKQLQGSIGGGAVEYELVDYAHKRLKTSTDTGDTGEEILPEFIYRTHENSGGEDDSGMVCGGNQQILLYPLYPLAKGHVSCLEQVRKNLQKGICSWLCFSPAGMTLSPLHPEQPEQQGTVATFRFTSPSDWSFALQIGLADTAYLIGGGHVSLAVSSLLKTLGFRVVILDERQNISTLHANVRADEKIICPFSQVRQHIPKGKQSWVLIMTPSHRYDELVLRQLLKEDLQYLGMLASKTKAAQIFTRLRAEGVQEELLSRVHAPVGMPIHSRTPEEIAVSIAAEFIQIRNSESSVSFHHPGG; the protein is encoded by the coding sequence ATGCATAAAAAATTTTCCTGGCAGGCCATAGAACAACAGCTCCGCGCAGGCGTACCGGTCATGCTGCTCCTTGTTGTCTCTTCAAAGGGCTCGGCACCGGGAAAACCCGGCTTTGTCATGACCGTATCCCAAGACAAACAACTCCAGGGCTCCATCGGTGGTGGGGCTGTGGAATATGAGCTAGTCGATTACGCCCATAAGCGACTCAAAACCAGCACCGACACAGGCGATACAGGTGAAGAGATACTCCCTGAGTTCATCTATCGAACCCATGAAAATTCCGGGGGTGAGGACGATTCAGGCATGGTTTGCGGCGGCAACCAGCAGATCTTGCTCTATCCTCTATATCCCTTAGCCAAGGGGCATGTCAGCTGTCTTGAGCAGGTAAGAAAAAACCTGCAAAAAGGAATATGCAGCTGGCTTTGCTTCTCTCCTGCCGGGATGACTCTTTCCCCCTTGCATCCTGAGCAGCCAGAGCAGCAAGGAACAGTCGCAACCTTCCGATTTACAAGCCCTTCGGACTGGTCCTTTGCCCTGCAAATCGGCTTAGCAGACACAGCCTATCTCATCGGCGGAGGCCATGTAAGCCTGGCGGTTTCAAGCCTCCTGAAGACCTTGGGATTCCGGGTGGTGATCTTAGATGAAAGACAGAATATTAGCACCCTGCATGCCAATGTCCGTGCTGATGAAAAGATTATCTGCCCCTTTTCTCAGGTACGGCAACATATCCCCAAGGGAAAACAGAGCTGGGTCCTTATCATGACCCCTTCGCATCGCTATGACGAACTGGTGCTCAGACAATTGCTTAAGGAGGATTTGCAATACCTGGGCATGCTGGCCAGCAAGACCAAAGCAGCTCAGATCTTTACCAGACTGCGCGCCGAGGGTGTTCAGGAAGAACTCCTCAGCCGGGTTCATGCACCAGTTGGTATGCCTATTCACAGCCGAACCCCAGAAGAGATCGCCGTGAGTATTGCTGCTGAGTTTATTCAGATCAGGAATAGCGAGTCCTCAGTGTCTTTCCATCATCCGGGCGGATAA
- a CDS encoding FAD binding domain-containing protein codes for MSVIINQEQQELHCSASYPVLDLLRSDLRLTGTKAACKEGDCGACLVLLGTLEQDGLSYRAVNSCILPAGDVEGRHLVTIEGLSSQQSQQINPVGALLVQEGGSQCGFCSPGVVIAMTAYLLTAPAFDKQSALASVSGNLCRCTGYTAIKRAVLGMERFFTRDATSPGLPPPGEERLQFLVHTKVLPPYFLDTSSRLKKIQSTSPNSGKATPDQVNRVSADKAQIIAGGTDFFVQHREASREENILFLSREKKLRGIRREGTRCLIGAGTTFSELEESPIMQEMIPAITQHFERIASLPIRNRATLGGNIVNASPIADGTIYLLALDAQLHLQHKKTHRRVALKDFFKGYKDLDLQEGELIEQIEFPALKEQTLFNFEKVCQRSHLDIASVNSAISLYAPKGRIEEVHISAGGVAAIPQYLGKTVQYLAGKEITEEVIYRAAEIAESEVAPISDSRGSATYKRLLLGQLLKAHFAQFLPAPLGGHV; via the coding sequence ATGTCTGTTATCATCAATCAGGAGCAACAGGAACTGCACTGTTCAGCCAGCTACCCTGTGCTGGATCTGCTCCGTAGCGACCTGCGACTCACCGGTACCAAGGCAGCCTGCAAAGAAGGTGATTGCGGGGCCTGCCTCGTTTTACTGGGGACGCTTGAGCAGGACGGACTTTCATACCGGGCAGTGAATTCCTGTATCCTGCCAGCTGGTGATGTGGAAGGCAGACATCTTGTCACCATAGAGGGACTTAGCAGCCAGCAAAGTCAGCAAATAAATCCAGTAGGGGCCCTGCTTGTTCAGGAGGGAGGCAGCCAATGCGGCTTCTGCTCACCGGGCGTTGTCATTGCAATGACAGCATATCTCCTGACCGCCCCTGCTTTCGACAAGCAAAGTGCTCTTGCCTCGGTCTCTGGAAATCTCTGCCGCTGCACCGGCTACACAGCAATTAAACGGGCAGTTCTGGGCATGGAGCGCTTCTTTACGAGAGATGCGACCTCACCCGGCCTCCCCCCTCCAGGGGAAGAGAGGCTGCAATTCCTGGTACACACCAAAGTCCTTCCGCCCTACTTCCTCGACACCAGCTCGCGTCTGAAAAAAATACAATCGACCTCGCCCAATTCTGGAAAAGCTACGCCAGACCAAGTAAACAGAGTATCTGCTGATAAAGCGCAGATTATTGCAGGCGGCACGGATTTTTTTGTCCAACATCGCGAAGCCTCCAGAGAAGAGAACATCCTTTTTCTTTCCCGTGAGAAGAAGCTACGGGGCATTCGCAGAGAAGGGACAAGGTGTCTAATAGGGGCAGGGACAACCTTCTCTGAGCTTGAGGAATCCCCGATCATGCAGGAGATGATTCCCGCCATCACACAGCATTTTGAACGAATAGCCTCGCTCCCTATCCGTAACAGGGCAACTCTGGGCGGCAATATCGTTAATGCCTCACCCATTGCAGACGGAACAATATATCTGCTGGCCCTGGACGCACAACTTCATCTACAGCATAAGAAAACGCACAGGCGGGTTGCCCTGAAAGACTTCTTCAAGGGCTACAAGGATCTTGACCTGCAAGAGGGCGAGCTTATCGAACAAATCGAGTTTCCGGCCCTGAAAGAACAGACCCTTTTCAACTTCGAAAAGGTCTGCCAGCGTAGCCATCTGGACATCGCAAGTGTCAATTCCGCCATTTCTCTCTATGCCCCAAAAGGCCGGATTGAAGAAGTACATATAAGTGCCGGAGGCGTGGCTGCGATTCCCCAGTATCTCGGCAAGACCGTGCAGTACCTGGCCGGGAAAGAGATCACGGAGGAAGTGATTTACAGGGCTGCGGAGATTGCTGAGTCCGAGGTTGCCCCGATCAGTGATAGCAGAGGTTCGGCCACCTACAAGAGGCTCCTGCTCGGGCAGCTGCTCAAGGCCCATTTTGCCCAGTTTCTCCCTGCTCCACTTGGAGGTCACGTATGA
- a CDS encoding cyclic nucleotide-binding domain-containing protein: MRKILKPVLSYKETHNPIAIMDCLQLLGFLAACLMFSTFYMKNMIPLRIIGMASNATFIVYAVNAQVWPLLVLHVVLLPMNFFRLIQMRRLIEQVRSASEDDMSFEFMIPHMHKEVLKEGDIVFHRGDKADKIYLLKSGVLRVDELDVIIKPGELFGEMGVFASNPIRLATLRCGSEVELLSMTDKQIKQLYYQNPQFGFYLIQLLLKRFSQNAGHTEDDTSTQTRHEELII, encoded by the coding sequence GTGCGAAAGATACTGAAGCCCGTACTTTCATACAAAGAAACACATAACCCTATCGCCATTATGGACTGCCTCCAACTCCTGGGATTTCTCGCTGCCTGCCTCATGTTCTCCACCTTCTACATGAAGAACATGATCCCTCTGCGCATCATCGGCATGGCAAGCAATGCAACCTTTATTGTCTATGCAGTCAATGCCCAGGTCTGGCCCTTATTGGTCCTGCATGTTGTCTTGCTCCCCATGAACTTTTTTCGCTTAATACAGATGCGGAGGTTGATCGAACAGGTCCGATCGGCTTCAGAGGATGATATGTCCTTTGAGTTCATGATCCCTCACATGCACAAAGAAGTGCTCAAGGAGGGTGATATTGTTTTTCATCGTGGTGACAAGGCAGATAAAATCTACCTTCTCAAATCAGGAGTACTGCGCGTCGATGAACTGGATGTGATTATTAAACCCGGCGAGCTTTTCGGAGAAATGGGTGTCTTTGCCAGTAACCCTATACGCTTGGCTACTCTTCGCTGTGGAAGTGAGGTGGAGTTACTCTCCATGACGGACAAGCAGATCAAGCAACTCTACTACCAAAACCCCCAGTTCGGTTTTTACCTGATTCAGCTGCTCCTCAAACGTTTTTCGCAAAATGCTGGTCATACAGAAGACGACACGAGCACCCAGACCCGGCATGAGGAACTGATTATCTGA
- the mnmA gene encoding tRNA 2-thiouridine(34) synthase MnmA has translation MNRSNHLSDHEKTMKEITSPCTVGVAMSGGVDSTVSAATLLEQGFSVHGFFMKLPLPGLDEQISKVQAVADRLGIPLHFIEMGEEFNKQIIKYFCTEYRLGRTPNPCVVCNREIKFGLLIQAMCAQGMNKIATGHYAGICQNNGRFFLRRGDDPKKDQSYFLCRLSSQQLQQIIFPLAEQCKTDIFRRAQDLGFTQFSGEESQDVCFLAQHDLTSFLLEQGLRSEQGKIVSTEGKVLGTHQGIWKYTVGQRRGLGIPDVTPWYVVGLDAEKNQVLVGKNEKLFHRELRLSHMQWQLDGPRSWQGKVQLRSRHRAAAAEVLPEADGNWRVCFEEPQRAVTPGQFAVLYQDDMVVGSGIIT, from the coding sequence GTGAATAGATCTAACCACCTCTCAGACCATGAAAAGACTATGAAGGAAATAACCAGCCCCTGTACTGTCGGCGTTGCCATGAGCGGCGGAGTGGACTCCACGGTCTCGGCTGCCACCCTGCTTGAGCAGGGATTTTCCGTGCATGGTTTTTTCATGAAATTACCGCTCCCCGGTCTTGATGAGCAAATAAGCAAAGTCCAGGCGGTTGCTGACCGTCTGGGAATTCCTCTCCATTTCATAGAGATGGGGGAGGAATTCAACAAGCAAATTATCAAATATTTCTGCACAGAATACCGCCTGGGCCGGACCCCGAACCCCTGTGTCGTCTGCAATCGGGAGATCAAATTCGGCTTGCTTATTCAGGCAATGTGTGCGCAGGGTATGAATAAAATCGCTACCGGGCATTATGCCGGGATATGCCAAAACAATGGCAGGTTTTTTCTGCGGCGAGGGGATGACCCGAAAAAAGATCAATCCTACTTCCTCTGCCGCCTTTCTTCCCAGCAACTCCAGCAGATCATTTTCCCCCTGGCTGAGCAATGCAAGACTGATATCTTTCGTCGAGCACAGGATCTGGGCTTCACCCAATTCAGCGGTGAGGAAAGCCAGGATGTCTGTTTTCTGGCCCAGCATGATCTGACCTCCTTTCTCCTTGAGCAAGGGCTCAGGAGTGAACAAGGAAAAATCGTCAGTACAGAGGGCAAAGTCCTCGGAACGCATCAGGGCATCTGGAAATACACCGTAGGCCAACGCCGGGGCCTAGGCATACCCGATGTCACGCCCTGGTATGTTGTTGGACTGGATGCAGAAAAAAACCAAGTTCTTGTTGGGAAAAACGAGAAACTCTTCCATCGCGAGCTCCGACTTTCCCATATGCAATGGCAATTGGACGGGCCAAGGTCCTGGCAGGGCAAGGTGCAACTTCGCTCCCGCCATCGCGCCGCTGCCGCAGAAGTTCTGCCTGAGGCGGACGGAAACTGGAGGGTTTGCTTTGAGGAGCCCCAGCGCGCTGTGACCCCTGGGCAATTTGCCGTCCTGTATCAGGACGACATGGTGGTCGGATCAGGAATAATCACATAG
- a CDS encoding molybdopterin cofactor-binding domain-containing protein gives MKPKDPLLNVQGKSLFIDDLPLAEETLYGAVIPSPSPHGRIIGFQTDKALTAKGVKAVLRAQDISGTNQIGNVILDELLFAEQEVHFLGQPLGLIVAESASAARLALSLLEIKIEELAPIFDPREAFAQNAFIAPPITVCCGDIDQAWQQCAHIFAGTASTGGQEHVYFETQSALAFPVEGGGIKILSSTQAPNLVQVMTARVLGLPMHQIEVDVARLGGAFGGKEDQATAWAVMAALASQHTGKPVKIVLERHEDMIMTGKRHPYSADYKIGLSEAGKILAFETTYYQDAGASADLSTAILERSMLHATNSYYIPNVKITGACCRTNTTPNTAFRGFGAPQAMFIMEAAIHHAAKGMNIEAEQIQRANLLKEGDTLPCGMPMEPCNARKCLHQAKRLYDIKQTKQNIQEFNTNNRLYKKGMALMPVCFGISFTTTFLNQAGALVHVYTDGSVSISTGAIEMGQGVNEKIASIAARTFSLSREKIKIESTNTTRIANASPTAASSGADLNGNATQLACLSIAERLKKVASEKLGGCQNASIEFSQGMVSAQGCEETMRWEELVRLAYINRVNLSAQAYYATPHIWFDKSTGKGKPFAYHVYGLALVEVTLDALRGTYSIDSVRLVHDSGKSLHPQIDQGQIEGAVVQGLGWTSLETLCYGKDGRLLTDSLSSYKIPDLYFAPENIEISFLEDSQNAYGPFHSKAIGEPPFMYGIGAYFALANAMRAFDPDIAIKYDAPWTPEKVFMALKHQQSEVH, from the coding sequence ATGAAGCCCAAAGATCCGCTCCTCAATGTCCAGGGGAAATCCCTATTTATCGATGATCTCCCTTTAGCAGAAGAAACATTATACGGGGCCGTCATCCCTTCCCCTTCTCCGCATGGCCGAATTATTGGTTTCCAGACAGACAAGGCGCTGACCGCCAAGGGTGTTAAGGCTGTTTTACGGGCCCAGGATATCTCCGGGACCAACCAGATAGGGAACGTGATCCTGGATGAGCTGCTCTTTGCTGAACAGGAGGTCCATTTTCTTGGTCAGCCTCTGGGATTAATCGTTGCTGAGTCTGCTTCTGCTGCACGCCTGGCCCTCTCTCTGCTTGAAATAAAAATCGAAGAGCTGGCCCCGATCTTTGACCCGCGCGAGGCCTTTGCCCAAAATGCCTTTATAGCACCGCCGATCACGGTCTGTTGTGGTGATATAGACCAGGCCTGGCAGCAATGCGCGCATATCTTTGCAGGCACAGCCAGCACCGGAGGCCAGGAGCATGTCTATTTTGAGACCCAATCCGCCCTTGCTTTTCCTGTTGAGGGAGGGGGAATAAAAATCCTCTCTTCAACCCAGGCCCCCAATTTGGTGCAGGTCATGACGGCCAGGGTTCTGGGTCTCCCCATGCATCAGATTGAAGTGGATGTGGCCAGACTGGGCGGAGCCTTTGGCGGCAAAGAAGATCAGGCAACGGCCTGGGCTGTCATGGCGGCCCTGGCAAGTCAACATACCGGAAAACCGGTCAAGATCGTGCTGGAGCGCCATGAAGATATGATCATGACCGGCAAACGCCATCCATATTCTGCTGACTATAAAATAGGCCTTTCCGAAGCAGGCAAAATCCTCGCCTTTGAAACAACCTATTACCAGGATGCAGGGGCCTCGGCAGACTTATCCACGGCCATCCTTGAGCGCTCCATGTTGCACGCAACAAACAGCTATTACATCCCCAATGTGAAAATCACCGGGGCCTGCTGCCGAACCAATACAACACCCAACACCGCTTTTCGGGGCTTCGGAGCGCCTCAGGCCATGTTTATTATGGAGGCCGCAATCCATCACGCGGCCAAGGGTATGAATATCGAGGCCGAGCAGATCCAGCGGGCTAACCTGCTGAAGGAGGGAGACACCCTGCCCTGCGGCATGCCTATGGAGCCATGCAATGCCCGAAAATGCCTGCACCAAGCCAAGCGTCTCTATGATATCAAACAAACAAAGCAAAATATCCAGGAATTCAACACAAACAACAGGTTGTACAAAAAAGGCATGGCCTTGATGCCGGTCTGCTTTGGCATCTCCTTTACCACCACCTTTTTAAATCAGGCCGGGGCCCTGGTCCATGTCTATACGGACGGTAGCGTTAGTATCAGCACCGGTGCTATAGAGATGGGCCAAGGGGTGAATGAAAAAATCGCTTCCATCGCAGCCCGCACCTTTTCTCTTTCCCGGGAAAAAATCAAGATAGAAAGCACCAATACCACCCGCATCGCCAATGCCTCGCCCACAGCGGCCAGTAGTGGTGCAGACCTTAATGGCAATGCAACCCAGCTGGCTTGTCTCTCCATTGCCGAGAGGCTGAAAAAAGTAGCCTCGGAAAAACTGGGGGGATGTCAAAATGCAAGCATTGAATTTTCTCAAGGGATGGTCTCTGCCCAGGGCTGTGAAGAAACAATGCGCTGGGAAGAACTGGTTCGTCTGGCCTATATTAACCGGGTCAATCTCTCGGCCCAGGCCTATTACGCGACCCCTCATATCTGGTTTGATAAGAGTACGGGCAAGGGCAAGCCCTTTGCCTACCATGTCTACGGTCTCGCTCTGGTGGAAGTGACTCTGGATGCCTTGCGGGGGACCTACTCGATTGATTCGGTACGCCTGGTTCATGATTCCGGCAAAAGCCTCCATCCCCAAATTGACCAAGGACAAATAGAAGGCGCAGTGGTCCAAGGGCTGGGCTGGACAAGCCTTGAAACCCTGTGCTACGGCAAAGACGGACGCCTGCTGACGGACAGCCTGAGTAGTTATAAAATACCTGATCTCTATTTTGCCCCGGAGAATATAGAGATTTCCTTTCTTGAAGACTCTCAGAATGCCTATGGTCCTTTCCATTCCAAGGCCATCGGAGAACCGCCCTTTATGTACGGTATCGGGGCCTATTTTGCCCTTGCCAATGCCATGCGCGCATTTGATCCTGATATAGCAATCAAATATGATGCCCCCTGGACACCGGAAAAGGTCTTCATGGCGCTCAAACACCAACAAAGTGAGGTGCATTAA